The nucleotide window CGATGGCGATCGCGCTCCGTTGCAGCACCATCGACAGCGAGGCCCGCAAGTCCGCCATCAGCGGCGTGAACGAGTACCGCAGGTCGTCGTGCCGGTATTCGGGATAGGCAGGGGGACGGCGGTCCGCGCGGCTGAACGTGGCCAGGTCGCCGGCCAGGCCCAGCATGGCGGCGAACAGCCGTTCCGGATGCAGCGCCGGCACCTGGCGCAGGTGCGCAAATAGCGGCTGGTAGCGGTTGACCGTCTGCAGCAGCAGGAAGTCGGCGATTTCGGCCACGCCGCCGCGGCCCGGCTGCCCGAGTTGGGTGCCCAGTTCGTTGCCGCGCTGGTGCAGCAGGCCATGCACTTCGTCGCAGTAGCTGGACAGCGTGCCGCTGGCCTGCAGCGCCAGCGCCGGCGCGATGTACTGCCGGTCCAGCTGCAGCGCGTTGTCGGCCCGCCGTTCGGTCACCCGCACCGCGCCCAGGCACGCGTAGGCATCCGTGGCATCCTTCCCCAGCAGCAGGCGCAGCTGCAACTGGCCCACTTCGATGGGCACGGCTCCCTGCGCCGTGCTGTCGTCCACCTCGACGATGCCGACACTGAAGCGCGCCAGGCCGTCCGCGGTAGTATTGTGGTTCGTGCCATGGTTGGCGCCGTTGTGCCTGGCCGCGTGGTAGTCGGATTCCCGGCCGCCGCGCCGGCACAGGGGCACGGCCAGCACCACCGGCTGGTCGCGCGCATCGGCCGGGATATCGAGCGGCGCCGGGGCCGGATGGGTGAACGGAAAGTCGAACGGCGTGCCATCCGGGAACAGGCCGCTGGCCGAGGCCAGCGCCACCTTGCCCAGCGCCAGCGCCGTTTCGTCGAGTTCGAGCCGCGTGAAACCCCAGCCGTAGGGCAGCGTGGGGCGGGCCCGGGCTTCGATCAGCCTTTCGAGGTAGCGGTCATGCTGCTGAAAGTGCTGGGGTTGCAGGAACATGCCTTCCGACCAGATGACTTTGCTTTCCCACGACATGGTGCTGATCCTTGTCTCCAGGCTTGCATGCTGGGTAGGGCGGGCCGGGGCCCGCTACTTGTCCGAGATCGTGATGCGGCGCTGCTGCACGCCGATGGCGACGGGCGTGGTGGCGCGGGCACGCACGGCGATGCTGCCGCGCCACGCCGACCGGTCGAGGTCGCGGAAGCCGGCCACCACCGCCACGTGCAGCGCGCCATCCTGCAGCCGCCGTTCGAAGCGCCTGCTTTCGCCCGGCTGCAGTACGAATTCCTCGTCTGCGAGCAGGTCGGCGCCCAGCGTTTCCCTACCTTTTTCAAACAGCGAAAAGAAATCCGCCTTCTCGAACGCGGCCAGGGTCTTCAGTTCGAACAGGCGGACGACGACGGGCGAGGCGCGGCCGCCGGCATCGGGATTGGCGTCGGCCGCCACGGCGATGGTGGCCTGGATCACGGTCGGCGGCGCCGGCGGCTCGGCCTTCGGCGCGCCCGCGCAGGCGGACAGGAGAACGGCCAGCAGCGCGGCGGAGAATGCAGGCAACGCACGAGTCAGCGAATTGAAGAGCGAGCCGCGTTGCGAATCACGTCGCCGCCCGGGCGGCGCGCCGGGCGCGGCAGTGGGGAGATGCGGGTGCCTGGCCATCGTGTTCTCCTGTCGCCGACATCAGGAACTGCGCTCATGGAAGCCGCAAGGGACGCATGCATGCGCATGGGCGCGCATGGCGGCACCTGGGAGGCACCTGGCGGCACATGAGGTCATGAGGGCTTGCAGAGATCCAGCCCGTGAATGATTATACGAGCGGAATGCCCGTTGCGGATCGGGGTGTGGCCGGAAATGCCACACCGGCGGGCAGCGCCGCTCAGTTGCGGCCGAGCAGCCGGGTGTGCAGCAGTTCGCGTTCCGCCGGCGCGGGCGATTCCCGGTAAGCGAACTTGCCGGCCACCAGCGTCGCCACCGGCAAGCCATCGCGGAACAGCACGCGGTTGCCGGCCAGCGCGGGCACTTTGTCGCCGGGCAGCAGGATGCCGCACAGGTTCAGTGGATCGGCACCCGACACCAGTACCAGGCCGCCGTCGTGCGGCCGGCGCCGCATCTCGCGCAGCAGCGGGATCGCCTCGGGCAGCGCGAACTGTTCGCCGGACAGGCCGGCCACGAAGCGCCCGCCGCGGATCTCGCCGCGCGCTTCGAGCCGGTGGTAGACCGGCAGCAGCTCGCGCCACGCCGGCAGCCATCCCGGTTCGCGTTCCAGCAGGTGCCAGAACATCACGCCGTAGCGGCGCAGCAGCGTCATCGCGATGTGTTCCAGCGTGGCCGGTTCCGTGCGCGGGCGGCGTGACGGTGCCGGCCGCGGCGCCGGCGCGGCGGTGGAGCCGCGCTCGGTGACCGTCACGCCGTCGGCGCGGCGCACCAGCGCCCAGCGGCCCGCTTCTTCCATGGTCGGCCCGGCGCCGCGGCGGCGCCGCCGGTCCAGCGTGTTGCGTTTGCTGGCCGGCGCCAGCATCGCGCGCAGGCCGGCATAGCTGTCGGCGTTGACAAGGCCGGTGGCCACCAGTTCGCCCAGCGCATCCTCCAGTTCGGCCGGCAGCAGCCGCGCATCGTGGGCCAGCTCATCGAAGAACATCGCGCCATGGCCGCGCAGCGCATCGAGCACGCGCATGGCGCGCGAGGACACCTGCACCTCGCTGGCCACCGCCGGCAGCGCGTGCCACAGCGCCAGTTGCCGCCGCGGCAGCAGCACCAGCGGCGTGCCGCGCACCGGGCCGCCGCTGGCGCTGGACGGCGCGCCGACACGCGTCCACACGATGCGGCCGGCGCGGCACAGATCGTCGAGCCAGGTCATCGGATAATCCTTCACCCGCGTCGCCAGCAGCTCGCTTTCCCAGGCGCCGGCCGCCGCCTCGAATCCTTCCAGCTGGGCCAGCGCCTGCGGCAGCGCGTCGCTGCCCTGCAGGCGCGTGTCGTCGCTCACATGCTGCCACTCGAACAGGAAACGCATGAAATCCTGCCGCTCCACCGGTTCGATCTCGCGCCGCAGGCTCTTGATGGTATAGCGGTGGATGCGTGCCAGCAGGTGCCGTTCGCACCATTCCTCGCCCGCCGCGCCGGGCGTGAAGCGGCCGCGCATCACGTAGCCTTCGCTCTCCAGCTCCGCCAGCGCCACCGCCACCGTGCTGTCCGGCAGGGCCAGCGACGCGGCGATGGCGGCCACCGGTTGCGGCCCGAAGCCGGACAGGCGGGCGCGCAGCAGTTCCACCAGCGCCGCATCGCGCGTCCACGCGTCGTCGCCGTTGCGCGCCAGGCGCTCCGGCATCGCCAGCGGCGGCGTCGCCACGGCTTCCGGATAGGCGGCCCGCAGGCAGGCCAGCCGTTCCAGCGCCACATAAAAGTCGGCGCCGCCGCCTTGCAGCCGGGTGGCACGCCCGCCGGCCACCAGCGCCGCCAGCCATGCTTCCCAGCCTTCGTTGGCGGCCGCCTCCGCACGCGTGACGCAGGCCAGCGCCACCAGCGCCTCGTGCATCTCGTCGCCCGCCTTGTCGCTGTCGCGCACCCGCGGCCAGGCTTCCTGCGCCACCGCGTCGATGGCGCCGGCATCGAGGGCGCCCAGGTCGTCGGTGGACGCCGGATCGGTCCAGCGGCGGTTCAGCACCGCCTGGGTACGGCGCTCTTCCAGCGGCGCATCGTCGAGGAAGGCATAGGGGCGGGCGTTGAGGATTTCCATTGCCAGCGGCGACGGCGCCGGCAGGTCGCGCGACAGCAGCCGCACCTCGCCCGCCTCGATCCGCCGCAGCAGCGCCAGCCAGCCTTCGCTGTCCATCGCTTCGTGCAGGCAGTCGTCCAGCGTCTGGTCGACCAGCGGGTGGCTGGGCAGTTCACGCTCGCCGACGATGTTTTCCAGGCACGCGGCGCCGTCCGGGAACACGGCGGCCAGCATGTCGTCGCTCTTCATCCGCATCAGCTGCGGCGCCACCTTGCGCCCGCCGGCGAAGCGGGGCAGGGCCAGCGCCGTCGTCGCGTTCCAGCGCCAGCGCACGTTGAACAGCGGCGCATCGAGCAGCGCCTGCACGAGCACATGCTCGGCCGTCGCCG belongs to Pseudoduganella albidiflava and includes:
- the tssK gene encoding type VI secretion system baseplate subunit TssK, giving the protein MSWESKVIWSEGMFLQPQHFQQHDRYLERLIEARARPTLPYGWGFTRLELDETALALGKVALASASGLFPDGTPFDFPFTHPAPAPLDIPADARDQPVVLAVPLCRRGGRESDYHAARHNGANHGTNHNTTADGLARFSVGIVEVDDSTAQGAVPIEVGQLQLRLLLGKDATDAYACLGAVRVTERRADNALQLDRQYIAPALALQASGTLSSYCDEVHGLLHQRGNELGTQLGQPGRGGVAEIADFLLLQTVNRYQPLFAHLRQVPALHPERLFAAMLGLAGDLATFSRADRRPPAYPEYRHDDLRYSFTPLMADLRASLSMVLQRSAIAIELQDRKYGVRLAVLPDRGLLKSASFVLAVNAQMPSETLRTRFPSHVKIGPVERIRDLVNLALPGIALRSMPVAPRQIPYHAGFNYFELERSGELWGQLEHSGGLAMHIAGDFPGLELEFWGIWEGKGRS
- the tssJ gene encoding type VI secretion system lipoprotein TssJ yields the protein MARHPHLPTAAPGAPPGRRRDSQRGSLFNSLTRALPAFSAALLAVLLSACAGAPKAEPPAPPTVIQATIAVAADANPDAGGRASPVVVRLFELKTLAAFEKADFFSLFEKGRETLGADLLADEEFVLQPGESRRFERRLQDGALHVAVVAGFRDLDRSAWRGSIAVRARATTPVAIGVQQRRITISDK
- a CDS encoding DEAD/DEAH box helicase translates to MASRSRTRHDFHPAVAAWFAAAFPNGATEAQRRAWPLIAAGKTTLIAAPTGSGKTLTAFLAAIDALVRESSETPLPDETRVLYVSPLKALSNDIRVNLLAPLEGIDRELAALGLPPHGIRSAVRTGDTPQAERNAARKRPPHILVSTPESLYVLLGSDSGRAMLSTVRTVIVDEIHAVAGSKRGSHLSLSLERLAALRAEGPGAAHAVPPVRVGLSATQKPLHTVAQFLAGAGRPCAVVDVGHVRARDLGLELPPVPLEAVMPNDVWERVYDRLAELSVLHRTTLVFVNTRRMAERMARHLADRLGAGHVAAHHGSLAKEFRLDAEQRLKRGELRMLVATASLELGIDIGDVDLVCQIGSPRSIAAFLQRVGRSGHHVGGLPKGRLFPTSRDDLVECTALLDCVRRDELDTLHVPLSPLDVLAQQVVAEVGGREWHEDALFALVRGAMPYAALARESFDAVLRMLTEGFHSRQGVRGAYLHRDAVSGTVRARRGGRLTAVTSGGAIPDNADFTVLLEPGGQNVGTVHEDFAVESLAGDVFQLGNTSYRIVRVEAGKVRVEDAHGAAPNIPFWLGEAPGRSDELSIGVARLRGEIDRLLGERDDGDEALAHAIGWLVEHLGLGDDAARQVVEYLARARAALTALPTRDTLVMERFFDESGGMQLVLHAPYGSRINRAWGLALRKRFCRTFNFELQAAATEDAIVLSLSESHSFPLEEVWRYLRPATAEHVLVQALLDAPLFNVRWRWNATTALALPRFAGGRKVAPQLMRMKSDDMLAAVFPDGAACLENIVGERELPSHPLVDQTLDDCLHEAMDSEGWLALLRRIEAGEVRLLSRDLPAPSPLAMEILNARPYAFLDDAPLEERRTQAVLNRRWTDPASTDDLGALDAGAIDAVAQEAWPRVRDSDKAGDEMHEALVALACVTRAEAAANEGWEAWLAALVAGGRATRLQGGGADFYVALERLACLRAAYPEAVATPPLAMPERLARNGDDAWTRDAALVELLRARLSGFGPQPVAAIAASLALPDSTVAVALAELESEGYVMRGRFTPGAAGEEWCERHLLARIHRYTIKSLRREIEPVERQDFMRFLFEWQHVSDDTRLQGSDALPQALAQLEGFEAAAGAWESELLATRVKDYPMTWLDDLCRAGRIVWTRVGAPSSASGGPVRGTPLVLLPRRQLALWHALPAVASEVQVSSRAMRVLDALRGHGAMFFDELAHDARLLPAELEDALGELVATGLVNADSYAGLRAMLAPASKRNTLDRRRRRGAGPTMEEAGRWALVRRADGVTVTERGSTAAPAPRPAPSRRPRTEPATLEHIAMTLLRRYGVMFWHLLEREPGWLPAWRELLPVYHRLEARGEIRGGRFVAGLSGEQFALPEAIPLLREMRRRPHDGGLVLVSGADPLNLCGILLPGDKVPALAGNRVLFRDGLPVATLVAGKFAYRESPAPAERELLHTRLLGRN